In Sphingomonas sp. SORGH_AS_0950, the following are encoded in one genomic region:
- the pabB gene encoding aminodeoxychorismate synthase component I codes for MIVNPPPFVLLDDARHGGAAARLYTAPVDIVTAHRPEQVAPALAALRRAQRQGLHAAGYLAYEAGAAFEPGVAARAVDGPLLWFGLFRDHATVDVAALLPDPAGAWAGDLIPEGDAQRHARQFAEVQALIAAGDLYQVNLTFRAQVPVAGDPLALYAGLRARSRAGWGAVVATEEATILSLSPELFFALEDGRLTARPMKGTARRDDDPAADARAAQELRDDPKQRAENLMIVDLMRNDLSRVARPGSVAVPALFAVEPYPTVHQMVSTVTADLAEGQDALDVLSALFPCGSITGAPKIRAMQAIAEIEDSPRGLYTGAIGRLDADGDAMFNVAIRTLTWPHGADHATLGLGSGVVADSVATDEWDECLAKAAFLDGGRSDVDLIETMAFDPVDGIQHLEEHLARMKASAAALGFTFDRHDARNELQAATFRLRDTRRIRLLLARSGAVVVEVAPRPAPFDGVVPVRIVPLPVATSDLRLRHKTSARGFYDSARAAAGTAEVVFETPDGYLTEGSYTSLFVARGDKLVTPPLAQGLLPGVLRGHLIESGRAVEGPLTRADLQDGFLLGNALRGLFRAQMVAD; via the coding sequence ATGATCGTGAACCCCCCTCCGTTCGTCCTGCTGGACGATGCCCGCCACGGGGGAGCGGCCGCGCGTCTCTATACCGCGCCGGTCGACATCGTCACCGCGCATCGCCCCGAACAGGTCGCCCCCGCGCTGGCTGCGCTACGCCGCGCGCAGCGACAGGGGCTGCATGCCGCCGGCTATCTGGCCTATGAGGCGGGAGCGGCGTTCGAGCCGGGGGTGGCGGCCCGCGCGGTCGACGGGCCGCTGCTGTGGTTCGGGCTGTTCCGCGATCATGCGACGGTCGATGTCGCGGCGCTGCTGCCCGACCCCGCCGGCGCCTGGGCGGGCGATCTGATTCCCGAGGGCGATGCGCAGCGTCATGCCCGGCAATTCGCCGAGGTGCAGGCGCTGATCGCGGCAGGCGATCTCTATCAGGTCAATCTGACCTTTCGCGCGCAGGTGCCGGTCGCGGGCGATCCGCTGGCGCTCTATGCGGGGCTGCGCGCCCGGTCGCGCGCGGGCTGGGGCGCGGTGGTGGCGACGGAGGAGGCGACCATCCTGTCGCTGTCGCCCGAGCTGTTCTTCGCGCTGGAGGACGGCCGCCTGACCGCGCGGCCGATGAAGGGGACCGCACGGCGCGACGACGACCCCGCCGCCGATGCGCGCGCGGCGCAGGAACTGCGCGACGACCCCAAGCAGCGCGCCGAGAATCTGATGATCGTGGACCTGATGCGCAACGACCTGTCGCGAGTCGCGCGGCCGGGCAGCGTCGCGGTGCCCGCGCTTTTCGCGGTCGAACCCTATCCGACCGTCCACCAGATGGTGTCGACCGTCACCGCCGATCTGGCCGAGGGGCAGGACGCGCTGGACGTGCTGTCCGCGCTTTTCCCCTGCGGTTCGATCACCGGCGCGCCCAAGATCCGCGCGATGCAGGCGATCGCGGAGATCGAGGATTCGCCCCGCGGCCTCTATACCGGCGCGATCGGGCGACTCGATGCGGATGGCGATGCGATGTTCAACGTCGCGATCCGCACCCTGACCTGGCCGCACGGCGCCGACCATGCGACGCTGGGGCTGGGATCGGGGGTGGTCGCCGACTCGGTGGCGACGGACGAGTGGGACGAATGCCTCGCCAAGGCCGCCTTCCTGGACGGCGGGCGCAGCGATGTCGATCTGATCGAGACCATGGCCTTCGATCCCGTCGACGGGATCCAGCATCTGGAGGAGCATCTCGCCCGGATGAAGGCGAGCGCGGCGGCGCTGGGCTTCACCTTCGACCGGCATGACGCGCGCAACGAGTTGCAGGCGGCGACCTTCCGACTGCGCGATACCCGGCGCATCCGGCTGTTGCTGGCGCGCAGCGGCGCGGTGGTGGTCGAGGTCGCGCCGCGTCCGGCGCCGTTCGACGGGGTGGTGCCGGTGCGGATCGTGCCGTTGCCCGTCGCCACGTCCGACCTGCGGCTGCGCCACAAGACCAGCGCGCGCGGCTTCTACGACTCGGCGCGGGCGGCGGCGGGCACGGCCGAGGTCGTGTTCGAGACGCCCGACGGCTATCTGACCGAGGGCAGCTATACCTCGCTGTTCGTCGCGCGCGGCGACAAGCTGGTGACGCCGCCGCTGGCGCAGGGGCTGCTGCCGGGCGTGCTGCGCGGCCATCTGATCGAGAGCGGTCGCGCGGTCGAGGGGCCGTTGACCCGTGCCGATCTGCAAGACGGATTCTTGCTTGGCAACGCGCTTCGCGGATTGTTTCGTGCACAGATGGTTGCGGATTGA
- the pdeM gene encoding ligase-associated DNA damage response endonuclease PdeM, translating to MVPFSFGGQAFKALADGALFWPARGALLVADLHLEKASWYAGGGQMLPPYDSLATLTELTALVRQTGAREVWCLGDSFHDAEGCDRLLPEARAMLLSLTGATRWMWITGNHDPVLRDRCGGAVMDEAVVDGLILRHEADPAETRPELSGHFHPKLRLRVRGKMVARRCFVGTARKLVLPAFGALTGGLDVDHPALVQAVGRPAEALVPVRDRMLRFPVAA from the coding sequence ATGGTTCCCTTTTCGTTCGGCGGCCAGGCGTTCAAGGCCCTGGCCGATGGCGCGCTGTTCTGGCCCGCGCGGGGAGCGCTGCTGGTCGCCGATCTCCATCTGGAGAAGGCGAGCTGGTATGCCGGGGGCGGGCAGATGCTGCCGCCCTATGATTCGCTCGCCACACTGACCGAGCTGACCGCGCTGGTCCGCCAGACCGGCGCGCGCGAGGTCTGGTGTCTGGGCGACAGCTTTCACGATGCGGAGGGGTGCGACCGCCTGCTGCCCGAGGCGCGCGCGATGCTGCTGTCGCTGACCGGCGCGACGCGGTGGATGTGGATCACCGGCAATCACGATCCTGTGCTGCGCGATCGCTGCGGCGGCGCGGTGATGGACGAAGCGGTGGTCGACGGGCTGATCCTGCGCCACGAGGCCGATCCCGCCGAGACGCGGCCCGAACTGTCGGGGCATTTCCATCCCAAGCTGCGCCTGCGCGTCCGGGGCAAGATGGTCGCGCGCCGCTGTTTCGTCGGCACCGCGCGCAAGCTGGTCCTGCCCGCCTTCGGGGCGCTGACCGGGGGGCTGGACGTCGACCACCCCGCGCTCGTCCAGGCGGTCGGTCGCCCGGCCGAGGCGCTGGTGCCCGTGCGCGACCGGATGCTGCGCTTTCCGGTCGCGGCCTGA
- a CDS encoding MBL fold metallo-hydrolase — MTDPLQNPPLRAAIVPVTPLQQNCSIVWCTATMKAAVVDPGGDLPRIRDAIAKTGVTVEKILLTHGHIDHAGGAKALSDMLGVPVEGPQEEDRFWLARLDEDGQAYGIPAQVLEPTRWLSEGDTVTIGDLTLDVYETPGHTRGHVIFHHAPSHFALVGDVLFQGSVGRSDLPGGDHDTLIRSIVEKLWPLGNETAFIPGHGQPSTFGHERQSNAFVADRVLGL, encoded by the coding sequence ATGACCGACCCCTTGCAAAATCCGCCGCTGCGCGCCGCGATCGTCCCCGTCACCCCGCTTCAGCAGAATTGCTCGATCGTCTGGTGCACCGCGACGATGAAGGCGGCGGTGGTCGATCCCGGCGGCGACCTGCCGCGCATCCGGGATGCCATCGCCAAGACCGGCGTGACGGTGGAAAAAATCCTGCTGACCCATGGCCATATCGACCATGCGGGCGGTGCCAAGGCGCTGTCCGATATGCTGGGCGTGCCCGTGGAGGGTCCGCAGGAGGAAGATCGCTTCTGGCTGGCGCGGCTGGACGAGGACGGCCAGGCTTATGGCATCCCCGCCCAAGTGCTGGAGCCGACCCGCTGGCTGTCGGAGGGCGACACGGTGACGATCGGCGACCTGACGCTCGATGTGTACGAGACGCCGGGGCATACGCGCGGGCATGTGATCTTCCACCATGCGCCGTCGCATTTCGCGCTGGTCGGCGACGTGCTGTTCCAGGGCTCGGTCGGGCGCTCGGACCTGCCCGGCGGGGATCACGACACGCTGATCCGCTCGATCGTCGAGAAGCTCTGGCCGCTGGGCAACGAGACCGCCTTCATTCCCGGCCATGGCCAGCCCAGCACCTTCGGGCATGAGCGGCAGAGCAATGCCTTCGTGGCGGACCGGGTCCTGGGGCTTTGA
- a CDS encoding M28 family metallopeptidase: MIRLPLIGLAAVALTAAAPDPISPARLSADVKTLASDAFEGRAPGTPGEAKTVNWLVAQFKAMGLQPGGPNGQWTQPVPLIRTQIGQGTMRAGTMPLVQGQGVYVSTVRPVDRVAIANAPMVFVGYGVHAPERGWDDFKGVDLKGKIAVFLVNDPDFEAAPGDDAKGKFGDRRMTYYGRWTYKYEEAARQGAIGALIVHDTPGAGYGWATVTAPAGENYDIVRADPSSRVLLQGWLSGEAATKLFAAAGLDLAQQRARARRADFRPVTLEGQRFSADLPVKTVRAESRNVLARLPGRTRPDEVVMFGAHWDAYGKGAPDAQGRVIRPGANDDALGVAGVLELARAYKAAPRTDRSLVFALWTGEERGLLGSETYAVNPVTPLAKTVANLTLDILQTAGPSRDVMLVGDGQNDLEDRLKVAAAAQGRTVTPEALPERGLFYRADHFSVARRGVPTLLLMAISGAPDLVAGGRPAGQAWLDGYMRCYHQTCDAWDSAWDLRGAAADVGLFYRIGRDLADGRDWPEWRAGSEFKAIRAESESARR; encoded by the coding sequence ATGATTCGCCTTCCCCTGATCGGCCTGGCCGCCGTCGCGCTGACCGCCGCCGCCCCCGACCCCATCTCGCCCGCGCGGCTGTCGGCGGATGTGAAGACGCTCGCCTCCGACGCCTTTGAGGGGCGCGCGCCGGGCACCCCCGGCGAGGCGAAGACCGTCAACTGGCTGGTCGCGCAGTTCAAGGCAATGGGGCTGCAACCCGGCGGTCCGAACGGACAATGGACCCAGCCGGTGCCGCTGATCCGCACTCAGATCGGGCAGGGGACGATGCGCGCGGGCACGATGCCGCTCGTCCAGGGGCAGGGCGTCTATGTCTCGACCGTGCGGCCCGTCGACCGGGTGGCGATCGCGAACGCGCCGATGGTGTTCGTCGGGTACGGCGTCCATGCGCCCGAGCGCGGCTGGGACGATTTCAAGGGCGTCGACCTGAAGGGCAAGATCGCCGTCTTCCTGGTCAACGATCCCGATTTCGAGGCTGCTCCGGGCGACGACGCCAAGGGGAAGTTCGGCGACCGGCGGATGACCTATTATGGCCGCTGGACCTATAAATATGAGGAGGCCGCGCGACAGGGCGCGATCGGCGCGCTGATCGTCCACGACACGCCGGGCGCCGGCTATGGCTGGGCGACGGTGACGGCTCCGGCGGGCGAGAATTACGATATCGTCCGCGCCGATCCGAGCTCGCGCGTGCTGCTTCAGGGCTGGCTGTCGGGTGAGGCGGCGACGAAGCTGTTCGCCGCCGCCGGGCTCGACCTGGCGCAGCAGCGCGCCCGCGCGCGGCGGGCCGATTTCCGCCCCGTCACGCTGGAGGGGCAGCGATTCTCCGCCGATCTGCCGGTCAAGACGGTGCGCGCGGAGAGCCGCAACGTGCTGGCCAGGCTGCCCGGCAGGACGCGCCCCGACGAGGTGGTGATGTTCGGCGCGCATTGGGACGCCTATGGCAAGGGCGCGCCGGACGCGCAGGGCCGGGTGATCCGGCCGGGCGCCAATGACGATGCGCTGGGCGTGGCGGGCGTGCTGGAACTGGCGCGCGCGTACAAGGCGGCGCCGCGCACCGACCGCAGCCTCGTCTTCGCGCTGTGGACCGGCGAGGAGCGCGGCCTGCTGGGGTCCGAGACCTATGCGGTCAATCCGGTCACGCCGCTGGCCAAGACAGTCGCGAACCTGACGCTGGACATCCTCCAGACGGCGGGACCGTCGCGGGACGTGATGCTGGTCGGGGACGGGCAGAACGACCTGGAGGACCGGCTGAAGGTCGCCGCCGCCGCGCAAGGGCGCACGGTGACGCCCGAGGCGCTGCCCGAGCGCGGGCTGTTCTACCGCGCCGATCACTTCTCGGTCGCGCGGCGCGGCGTGCCGACGCTGTTGCTGATGGCGATCAGCGGCGCGCCCGATCTGGTGGCCGGGGGACGCCCGGCAGGGCAGGCATGGCTCGACGGCTATATGCGTTGCTACCACCAGACCTGCGACGCCTGGGATTCGGCCTGGGACCTGCGCGGCGCGGCGGCGGATGTCGGCCTGTTCTACCGGATCGGGCGCGATCTGGCGGATGGGCGGGACTGGCCGGAATGGCGCGCGGGGTCCGAGTTCAAGGCGATTCGGGCGGAGAGTGAGTCAGCCCGGCGGTGA
- a CDS encoding MAPEG family protein, with amino-acid sequence MVLPVTLSIAAAAALVNLWLALRIVVGRFRGKILIGDGGDSRLVAGMRAQANFVEYAPFVLILMGLIELAGGARFWLWVLGGAFIVARIGHGWGMTRPAPNVGRAGGAIGTWAILALLAGWAIGIVYTAQAVPVATTTVVRIDR; translated from the coding sequence ATGGTCCTGCCGGTCACGCTCAGCATCGCGGCGGCCGCCGCGCTGGTCAATCTGTGGCTCGCGCTGCGAATCGTCGTCGGGCGGTTTCGCGGCAAGATCCTGATCGGCGACGGGGGCGATTCGCGACTCGTGGCGGGGATGCGGGCCCAGGCCAATTTCGTCGAATATGCGCCCTTCGTCCTGATCCTGATGGGGCTGATCGAGTTGGCGGGCGGCGCGCGCTTCTGGCTGTGGGTGCTGGGCGGCGCGTTCATCGTCGCGCGGATCGGCCATGGCTGGGGCATGACGCGGCCCGCGCCCAATGTCGGTCGCGCGGGCGGGGCGATCGGAACCTGGGCGATCCTGGCCTTGTTGGCCGGCTGGGCGATCGGGATCGTCTATACCGCGCAGGCCGTGCCTGTCGCTACCACCACCGTCGTGAGGATCGACCGCTGA
- the rpmF gene encoding 50S ribosomal protein L32 yields the protein MAVPKRKTSPSKRGMRRGHDSLSIAAFQECPNCGELKRPHNLCTACGHYNGREVVSVEG from the coding sequence ATGGCCGTCCCCAAGAGAAAGACTTCGCCCTCCAAGCGCGGCATGCGCCGTGGCCACGACTCGCTGTCGATCGCCGCGTTCCAGGAATGCCCGAACTGCGGCGAGCTGAAGCGTCCGCACAATCTGTGCACCGCTTGCGGCCACTATAACGGCCGTGAGGTCGTGTCGGTCGAGGGCTGA
- a CDS encoding pyridoxal phosphate-dependent aminotransferase, producing the protein MQPSAALGRISPSPTLAITSRVMELKRAGVDVIGLGAGEPDFDTPDFVKEAAIQAIRDGKTKYTNVDGTPELKAAIAQKFARDNGLTYKADQISVNVGGKHTLFNAMVATIDAGDEVVIPAPYWVSYPDVVQFAGGVPVIVKAGPEQGYKLTPEALDAAITPRTKWVILNSPSNPTGAGYTADELKALGEVILRHPHVWVFADDMYEHIVYDGFRFATIAQVCPELYERTLTVNGCSKAYAMTGWRIGYAGGAPWLIKAIAKLQSQSTSNPCSIAQAAATAALTGDQSFLAERNLAFQARRDMVVSMLNAIDGMTCPTPEGAFYVYPSFAPLIGKTTPSGRLIDSDEAFVGYLLDDAKVAAVQGAAFGLSPAMRISYATSDALLKEACTRIQTACAALK; encoded by the coding sequence ATGCAGCCCTCCGCCGCGCTCGGCCGTATCAGCCCGTCCCCCACGCTCGCCATCACCAGCCGCGTGATGGAGCTGAAGCGCGCCGGCGTCGATGTGATCGGGCTGGGCGCGGGCGAGCCCGATTTCGACACGCCCGACTTCGTGAAAGAGGCCGCGATCCAGGCGATTCGCGACGGCAAGACCAAATATACGAACGTCGACGGCACGCCGGAGCTGAAGGCCGCGATCGCACAGAAGTTCGCGCGCGACAACGGCCTGACCTACAAGGCCGATCAGATCAGCGTGAATGTCGGCGGCAAGCACACCCTGTTCAACGCGATGGTCGCGACGATCGATGCGGGCGACGAGGTGGTGATCCCCGCGCCCTATTGGGTCAGCTATCCGGACGTCGTCCAGTTCGCGGGCGGCGTGCCGGTGATCGTGAAGGCCGGGCCGGAACAGGGTTACAAGCTGACCCCGGAGGCGCTCGACGCCGCGATCACGCCCAGGACCAAGTGGGTCATCCTCAACTCGCCGTCCAATCCGACGGGCGCTGGCTATACCGCCGACGAGCTGAAGGCGCTGGGCGAGGTGATCCTTCGCCATCCGCATGTCTGGGTCTTCGCCGACGATATGTACGAACATATCGTCTATGACGGCTTCCGCTTCGCCACCATCGCGCAGGTCTGCCCCGAGCTGTACGAGCGCACGCTGACCGTCAACGGCTGTTCCAAGGCCTATGCGATGACCGGCTGGCGAATCGGCTATGCGGGCGGCGCGCCCTGGCTGATCAAGGCGATCGCCAAGCTCCAGTCGCAGTCGACCTCCAACCCGTGCTCTATCGCGCAGGCGGCGGCGACCGCGGCGCTGACCGGCGACCAGAGCTTCCTGGCCGAGCGCAATCTGGCGTTCCAGGCGCGGCGCGACATGGTCGTGTCGATGCTCAACGCAATCGACGGCATGACCTGCCCGACGCCCGAAGGCGCCTTCTACGTCTATCCGTCCTTTGCGCCGCTGATCGGCAAGACCACGCCCTCGGGCCGGTTGATCGACAGCGACGAGGCGTTTGTCGGCTATCTGCTCGACGATGCGAAGGTCGCGGCGGTGCAGGGCGCGGCGTTCGGCCTCTCGCCCGCGATGCGAATCAGCTATGCGACCTCGGACGCCCTGCTCAAGGAAGCGTGCACCCGCATCCAGACGGCCTGCGCCGCGCTGAAATAA
- the plsX gene encoding phosphate acyltransferase PlsX, with product MADNAWIAVDAMGGDDGLAVMLAGVARARRRFEGMRFLLVGDETQIAEGLKSHPNLSAASEIVHAPEVVGSSDKPSQAIRRARVTSMGIAIDLVKRGRAAAAVSSGNTGALMAMAKLSLRTLPGIDRPALAAPLPTLGDNDVVMLDLGANTECDARNLVQFAVMGAAYARTLLELDNPRVALLNIGSEDQKGTDEIRDAAAVLRGQSHLPLNFTGFIEGNQLARGEVDVIVCDGFAGNIALKTAEGTARFVGDLLKRAFRSSTRSKIGFLISRPATQLLRDHLDPNNHNGAVFLGLNGLVVKSHGGATEVGVATAIGNAAKMVRADLTRRIAEDLLNFEAAA from the coding sequence ATGGCCGATAACGCCTGGATCGCCGTCGATGCGATGGGCGGCGACGACGGGCTGGCCGTGATGCTGGCCGGTGTCGCCAGAGCGCGACGCCGCTTCGAAGGCATGCGCTTCCTGCTGGTCGGGGACGAGACGCAGATTGCGGAGGGGCTGAAGTCCCATCCCAACCTGTCCGCCGCGTCCGAGATCGTGCACGCACCCGAGGTCGTCGGCTCGAGCGACAAGCCGAGCCAGGCGATCCGGCGCGCGCGCGTCACGTCGATGGGCATCGCCATCGATTTGGTGAAGCGCGGCCGCGCCGCCGCCGCCGTCTCGTCGGGTAACACCGGCGCGCTGATGGCGATGGCCAAGCTGTCGCTGCGCACCCTGCCCGGCATCGACCGGCCCGCACTGGCCGCCCCCTTGCCCACGCTCGGCGACAATGACGTCGTCATGCTCGACCTCGGCGCCAATACCGAGTGCGATGCGCGCAACCTCGTCCAGTTCGCGGTGATGGGCGCGGCCTATGCCCGCACGCTGCTCGAACTCGACAATCCGCGCGTCGCGCTGCTGAACATCGGGTCCGAGGACCAGAAGGGCACCGACGAGATTCGCGACGCCGCCGCCGTGTTGCGCGGGCAGAGCCATCTCCCGCTCAACTTCACCGGCTTCATCGAGGGCAACCAGCTTGCCCGTGGCGAGGTCGATGTGATCGTGTGCGACGGCTTTGCGGGCAATATCGCGCTCAAGACCGCCGAGGGCACCGCGCGATTCGTCGGCGACCTGCTCAAGCGCGCCTTCCGCTCCTCGACCCGGTCGAAGATCGGCTTCCTGATCTCGCGCCCCGCCACCCAGCTGCTGCGCGACCATCTCGACCCCAACAACCATAATGGCGCGGTCTTCCTCGGCCTGAACGGGCTGGTGGTGAAGAGCCATGGCGGCGCGACCGAAGTGGGCGTCGCCACCGCGATCGGCAATGCGGCCAAGATGGTCCGCGCCGACCTGACCCGGCGGATCGCCGAGGATCTCCTGAACTTCGAGGCTGCGGCATGA
- the msrA gene encoding peptide-methionine (S)-S-oxide reductase MsrA has protein sequence MRNSLCIALAATAFGAVALSSLPAHAERAVPLPKATLDLPAARRPQVAVLAGGCFWGMEAVFERVKGVRGVTAGYAGGGAADANYAAVSTERTRHAEAIRITYDPAQVSYATLLRVYFSIAHDPTQVGGQGPDRGPSYRSAIFAQSPEQARVARAYIAQLSQAHAFARPITTRIEQGRFFPAEADHQNFYDRNPGHPYIVRWDKPKVAGFRAGFPDLARAG, from the coding sequence ATGCGCAATAGCCTCTGCATCGCCCTGGCCGCGACCGCGTTCGGAGCGGTCGCCTTGTCCTCGCTTCCCGCGCACGCCGAGCGTGCCGTGCCCTTGCCCAAGGCGACGCTCGACCTGCCCGCCGCACGGCGTCCGCAGGTGGCGGTCCTGGCGGGCGGCTGTTTCTGGGGCATGGAGGCGGTGTTCGAGCGGGTGAAGGGCGTGCGCGGCGTCACCGCGGGCTATGCCGGGGGCGGGGCGGCCGATGCCAATTATGCCGCCGTCTCGACCGAGCGGACCCGCCATGCCGAGGCGATCCGGATCACCTACGACCCCGCGCAGGTCTCCTATGCCACGCTGCTGCGCGTCTATTTCTCGATCGCGCACGACCCGACCCAGGTCGGCGGACAGGGGCCCGATCGCGGTCCCAGCTATCGCTCGGCGATCTTCGCCCAGTCGCCCGAACAGGCGCGGGTGGCACGCGCCTATATCGCGCAGCTGAGCCAGGCCCATGCCTTTGCCCGGCCGATCACCACGCGGATCGAGCAGGGGCGTTTCTTCCCCGCCGAGGCGGATCACCAGAATTTCTACGACCGCAATCCCGGCCATCCCTATATCGTCCGCTGGGACAAGCCCAAGGTGGCGGGCTTCCGCGCGGGCTTCCCCGATCTGGCGCGCGCGGGATAG